The DNA region CAGCCGCCGCGGCCTGCCGGACGGACTCGCTGCCCGCGTGCAGTTCGACGGCCACCGTCACCGCATGGGCTCCCATGATGGCCCGCGAGAACGACGTGATCGGGTCGTAGTAGTCCGCGGGCAGGCGTTCGGCCATGGCTCGGGCCTGGTCCCAGTACCGCCAGGCCGTACCCGTCTCGGTGCGACGCGCGGCCGTGTACCCGGCCTCGAACGTCAACGCGCCGGCGACGGCCAGCACCTCGTCCGGCGCATCGGGCAGCAGCGGCATCAGGTACTCGAGGCTTTCGAGGTTCACGGCGTCCGCCGCACCGAAGTGGGCCGGGCCGGAATCCCGGTGGGCCTGGCCGGCCAGCCAGGCCGCCACTCCGATGGCGCGTGCGTCCTCGCTCTCCTGGGCCGCGATCAGGCACCGCTCAGCCACCCGCCACAGCAACGCCGCATCGGGCTGGTACGCCACGAAGAACTGGCACAGCGCATACGTCTCGCTGAGAACCGCCTGCGCAGCTCGCCGCTGGCCCGCGCCATCCGATTGCCGAACCGCCGCCTGGCAGTCCCGGATCAGATCCGGCAGGAGAGACCCGACCACTTCGCGGTGGTGGGGCGACCTGTGCCGGGCGGCCCAAGCCCGGTCGAGCCGGGCTCGCAGGTGCGCCACGGGCGGCGCCTCGTGCTCCGACCTGACGGG from Actinacidiphila sp. DG2A-62 includes:
- a CDS encoding helix-turn-helix domain-containing protein, with product MASDGTPDPYADPLVFGQRLQILRTRRGITREQLGGLLGFTGSWVKGVESGRLKTPKLEIILRIAEILRVADLADLTGSQTVHVDLFVGPGHPRLAAVKAAVDAYPVRSEHEAPPVAHLRARLDRAWAARHRSPHHREVVGSLLPDLIRDCQAAVRQSDGAGQRRAAQAVLSETYALCQFFVAYQPDAALLWRVAERCLIAAQESEDARAIGVAAWLAGQAHRDSGPAHFGAADAVNLESLEYLMPLLPDAPDEVLAVAGALTFEAGYTAARRTETGTAWRYWDQARAMAERLPADYYDPITSFSRAIMGAHAVTVAVELHAGSESVRQAAAADADTIRSRPRRARHRIEEARGYQLDGQPDVALATLDKAYEAAPETIKYNGYAKRIVLEETESKNPARRRRASELAVKMGVLAA